From Flavobacterium alkalisoli, the proteins below share one genomic window:
- a CDS encoding carboxypeptidase-like regulatory domain-containing protein: MHKPIQIAIPQPCHEKWDEMTPADKGRFCAACQKNVIDFTKASDREIAEAYKSKKYECGLFLDSQLNRNLIVPAKKNNFWSATGAAVISFFAIGTTKSYSQELTPIEQLENKNDAVETSDSGSFTISWNVKDYFYTPLKNVKVSIENTGIKTKTDSEGNFTLTVKKGDIIKLKYKGKKTLKIEVTSAEKENIILKTPKQSKVLFTKGRWL; this comes from the coding sequence ATGCACAAACCAATTCAAATAGCAATACCACAGCCATGCCATGAAAAATGGGATGAAATGACTCCTGCCGATAAAGGCAGGTTTTGTGCTGCCTGCCAGAAAAACGTAATTGACTTTACAAAAGCTTCCGACAGGGAAATTGCCGAGGCTTACAAATCCAAAAAGTATGAATGCGGCTTATTTTTAGACAGTCAACTAAACCGGAACCTTATAGTTCCTGCAAAGAAAAACAATTTTTGGAGTGCAACCGGTGCTGCAGTAATAAGTTTCTTTGCTATAGGAACAACAAAAAGTTACTCTCAGGAATTAACTCCCATAGAGCAACTTGAAAACAAAAATGATGCAGTAGAAACTTCTGATTCCGGTTCATTTACCATAAGCTGGAATGTTAAGGATTATTTTTATACACCTCTTAAGAATGTCAAAGTAAGTATAGAGAATACTGGTATAAAAACCAAAACCGATTCTGAAGGGAACTTCACTCTTACCGTAAAAAAAGGAGATATAATAAAATTAAAATATAAAGGAAAAAAGACTTTAAAGATTGAGGTTACCAGTGCAGAGAAAGAAAACATAATCCTAAAAACACCTAAACAAAGTAAAGTCCTTTTTACAAAGGGACGCTGGCTTTAA
- a CDS encoding C40 family peptidase, with protein MFGICNLAIVPLRLEANDRSEMTSQVLFGEHFKILQQKEKWSHIELAYDGYKGWIDNKQYKTITEADYDNLTSCPAVLNADLIEYITTPNNLLVPIPIGTSLSFLDFPDINTENFSFEGLKTSGVNPKENLLRTAFMYLNAPYLWGGKTPFGIDCSGFTQMVYKLNGYHLQRDASQQATQGEALSFIEESEPGDLAFFDNEEGNIIHVGIIMEDNYIIHGHGKVRIDRLDHLGIYNIDTRRHTHKLRVIKKII; from the coding sequence ATGTTTGGTATTTGTAATCTTGCTATTGTCCCTCTTCGTTTAGAAGCTAATGACAGAAGTGAAATGACATCTCAGGTTTTATTTGGTGAACATTTTAAAATTTTACAGCAAAAGGAAAAATGGTCGCACATAGAGCTGGCTTATGATGGCTACAAAGGGTGGATAGACAACAAACAGTACAAAACTATTACCGAGGCAGATTACGATAATCTTACCTCCTGCCCTGCTGTTTTAAATGCCGACCTGATAGAATACATTACCACACCAAACAATTTACTGGTTCCTATTCCTATAGGGACTTCTTTATCCTTTTTAGACTTTCCTGATATCAATACCGAAAATTTCTCGTTTGAAGGTTTAAAGACATCTGGCGTTAACCCAAAGGAAAACCTGCTGCGAACAGCCTTTATGTATCTTAATGCTCCTTACTTATGGGGAGGTAAAACACCTTTTGGCATAGACTGTTCGGGCTTTACACAAATGGTTTATAAACTTAACGGATACCACCTGCAACGTGATGCATCACAACAGGCAACTCAGGGAGAAGCCTTAAGTTTTATTGAGGAAAGTGAACCGGGCGACCTTGCCTTTTTTGATAATGAGGAAGGTAATATTATACATGTAGGTATCATTATGGAAGATAACTACATTATACACGGGCACGGCAAAGTACGTATAGACAGGCTGGATCACCTTGGTATTTATAATATTGATACCCGCAGGCATACACACAAGCTTAGGGTAATAAAAAAGATTATTTAA
- a CDS encoding acetyl-CoA C-acyltransferase, producing MSKKVVIVSAVRTPIGSFMGALSTVSAAHLGGAAIKGALDKINLDPKHVDEVLMGNVVQAGVGQAPARQASRFAGLPDNVIATTVNKVCASGMKAVMQGAQSIMCGDADVVVAGGMENMSLIPHYVHMRNGYKFGPATMVDGLQKDGLTDAYDNNAMGVCADLCATEYKITREEQDAFAIESYTRSAAAWDAGKFDNEVVPVAVPQRRGEPVMVTKDEEYTNVKLDKIPSLNAVFTKDGTVTAANASTINDGAAALILMSEEKANELGLKPLAYIKSYADAEQEPKWFTTSPAKALPKALDKAGITKDDVDFFEFNEAFSVVGIANSKILGLDASKVNVNGGAVSLGHPLGCSGARIIVTLLSVLEQNNAKTGAAAICNGGGGASAIVIERA from the coding sequence ATGAGCAAAAAAGTAGTAATCGTTTCGGCAGTAAGAACTCCAATAGGAAGTTTTATGGGGGCTCTTTCTACCGTATCGGCTGCACACCTTGGCGGTGCTGCCATTAAAGGTGCTTTAGATAAAATAAACTTAGACCCTAAGCATGTAGACGAGGTATTAATGGGTAACGTAGTACAGGCAGGTGTTGGTCAGGCTCCGGCAAGACAGGCATCAAGATTTGCAGGTTTACCAGATAACGTTATTGCTACTACAGTAAATAAAGTATGTGCATCTGGTATGAAAGCTGTGATGCAGGGTGCTCAAAGCATTATGTGTGGCGATGCAGACGTAGTTGTAGCGGGTGGTATGGAAAACATGAGCCTTATACCTCACTATGTACACATGAGAAACGGTTATAAGTTTGGTCCTGCTACTATGGTAGACGGTTTACAAAAAGACGGTCTAACAGATGCTTATGACAATAATGCAATGGGTGTATGTGCAGACCTTTGTGCTACAGAATATAAAATTACAAGAGAAGAACAGGATGCTTTTGCTATTGAATCTTACACGCGCTCTGCAGCTGCATGGGATGCTGGTAAATTTGATAACGAAGTTGTTCCGGTTGCTGTACCTCAAAGAAGAGGTGAGCCTGTAATGGTTACTAAAGATGAGGAGTACACTAATGTAAAATTAGACAAGATTCCTTCTCTTAACGCTGTATTTACTAAAGACGGAACTGTAACTGCTGCAAATGCTTCTACTATTAATGATGGTGCTGCTGCACTTATATTAATGAGCGAAGAGAAAGCAAACGAACTTGGCCTTAAGCCTCTTGCTTACATCAAATCGTATGCAGATGCAGAACAGGAACCAAAATGGTTTACTACATCTCCGGCTAAAGCTTTACCAAAAGCATTAGATAAAGCGGGTATCACTAAAGATGATGTTGATTTCTTCGAATTTAATGAGGCTTTCTCTGTAGTGGGAATCGCTAACTCTAAAATATTAGGGCTTGATGCCTCTAAAGTAAACGTAAACGGTGGTGCAGTATCTCTTGGTCACCCTCTGGGATGTTCTGGAGCAAGAATTATTGTTACCCTGCTTAGCGTACTTGAGCAAAACAATGCAAAAACCGGAGCTGCCGCTATTTGTAATGGTGGTGGTGGTGCTTCTGCAATTGTTATTGAACGTGCATAA
- a CDS encoding OsmC family protein, translating to MKFTRKATANWKGTGMEGTGKVSTQSTVLNDTQLSFKTRFADGVGTNPEELLAAAHSGCFTMQLSFLLNEAGFTADNLDTEAKVTFEDGTITTIVLDLTGSVPGITNEQFTEIAQKAKQICPISKAINADISLNVVLA from the coding sequence ATGAAATTTACAAGAAAAGCAACAGCAAACTGGAAAGGTACAGGAATGGAAGGTACAGGTAAAGTATCAACTCAAAGTACAGTATTAAACGACACACAACTATCTTTTAAAACAAGATTTGCAGACGGTGTTGGTACTAACCCCGAAGAACTACTGGCAGCAGCACACTCAGGATGTTTTACCATGCAGTTAAGCTTCCTTTTAAACGAGGCAGGCTTTACGGCAGACAACCTTGATACCGAAGCTAAAGTAACATTTGAAGACGGTACCATTACAACAATCGTATTAGATCTTACAGGAAGCGTACCGGGTATTACTAATGAACAGTTTACAGAAATTGCACAAAAAGCAAAACAGATTTGTCCGATATCAAAAGCTATTAATGCAGATATAAGCTTAAATGTAGTACTTGCCTAA
- a CDS encoding alpha/beta hydrolase: MKKLLSTAVLLLGVTAANSQTDISLAGNYSVEKETREFLKAVHGGNGPQIYELSINDARNVLINAQTGDYKRPDADVEERTITQDGKTVSIRIVKPKGSKEKLPVLMYFHGGGWILGNSFTHDRLIKELAVGANIAVVFVNYTPAPEAQFPVANEEAYAATKWIKQNGASLGLNTTKLAVGGDSVGGNMAIAVTLMAKERKGPQIDFQLLFYPVTNAEFDTASYQQFSTGHFLTLNAMVWFWNVYAPNKADRNQITASPLRADIEQLKGLPEALVIVAENDVLRDEGEAYAKKLNAAGVKVTSTRYIGTIHDFVMLNPITNTPAPRAAIKQAIDALKEKLN; encoded by the coding sequence ATGAAAAAATTATTATCAACAGCAGTTTTGTTACTTGGAGTGACAGCCGCTAACAGTCAAACAGATATTTCCCTTGCAGGAAATTACAGTGTGGAAAAAGAAACAAGAGAATTTCTTAAAGCAGTACACGGTGGCAACGGCCCTCAAATTTATGAGCTATCTATTAATGATGCACGTAACGTATTAATCAATGCACAAACAGGAGATTATAAAAGACCTGATGCCGATGTAGAAGAAAGAACAATTACACAAGACGGAAAAACAGTATCAATACGAATTGTAAAACCTAAAGGAAGCAAAGAAAAACTACCTGTACTAATGTATTTTCACGGAGGCGGATGGATTTTAGGAAACTCCTTTACACACGACAGGCTAATAAAAGAACTCGCAGTAGGTGCCAATATAGCAGTAGTATTTGTAAACTATACTCCGGCACCTGAAGCCCAATTTCCGGTAGCCAATGAGGAAGCCTATGCAGCCACCAAATGGATTAAACAAAACGGAGCATCATTAGGGCTTAATACAACTAAACTGGCTGTAGGTGGCGACAGCGTGGGTGGTAATATGGCAATTGCAGTAACCCTAATGGCTAAAGAACGTAAAGGACCGCAAATAGATTTTCAGCTTCTCTTCTACCCTGTTACAAATGCTGAGTTTGATACAGCTTCTTACCAGCAGTTTTCTACAGGACATTTCTTAACTCTTAATGCAATGGTTTGGTTCTGGAATGTATACGCCCCAAACAAGGCAGACAGGAACCAGATTACAGCCTCTCCGCTTAGGGCAGATATAGAACAGCTAAAAGGATTACCCGAAGCCTTGGTAATCGTTGCCGAAAATGATGTTCTTAGGGACGAAGGCGAGGCTTATGCAAAAAAACTAAATGCAGCGGGTGTTAAAGTAACCTCTACAAGATATATAGGAACCATTCACGACTTTGTGATGCTTAACCCTATAACTAACACACCGGCACCAAGAGCAGCCATAAAACAGGCTATAGATGCTCTAAAAGAAAAACTTAACTAA
- a CDS encoding hydrogen peroxide-inducible genes activator, which translates to MTIQQLKYITALDEHRNFVKAAEECMVTQPGLTIQLKNLEEEIGVKIFDRTKVPLKPTKAGKEIISRAKKILREVEGIREFVIYEKNQLEGECTIGVISTLSPYLVPQFIKKMKEVAPKMHFTIKELPTGLLINNALTGDIDIALMATPTGANGLKEYPVFYEPFVAYLHEAHKMRGAEYYELQPQDKPQLLLLEHEYCYNAQLLDICGLTQGADKHDGFTYDISSIETLKNLVKADLGFAILPLLSVINEKENPMYKEFKDPKPVREISLVVAETFSRKLLLQKISETIYACLPESMKQDFKYKKIQWNDSPYFIESVKGFL; encoded by the coding sequence ATGACAATACAGCAGCTTAAATATATAACCGCACTGGACGAGCACCGAAACTTTGTAAAGGCAGCAGAAGAATGTATGGTTACCCAGCCCGGACTTACCATTCAGCTTAAAAACCTGGAAGAAGAGATAGGGGTAAAGATATTTGACCGTACCAAAGTGCCCTTAAAGCCCACAAAAGCGGGAAAGGAAATAATAAGCCGTGCCAAAAAGATCTTAAGAGAGGTAGAGGGTATCCGTGAATTTGTTATTTATGAGAAGAATCAGTTAGAGGGTGAATGTACTATAGGTGTTATTTCTACTCTTTCGCCTTATTTGGTACCGCAGTTTATAAAGAAGATGAAGGAGGTGGCTCCTAAAATGCACTTTACCATAAAAGAACTGCCCACAGGATTATTGATTAACAATGCGCTTACTGGAGATATTGATATCGCCTTAATGGCAACCCCAACAGGTGCTAACGGACTAAAGGAGTATCCGGTGTTTTACGAACCCTTTGTGGCTTACCTGCATGAGGCACATAAAATGAGAGGTGCAGAGTATTATGAACTGCAGCCACAGGATAAGCCTCAGCTTTTGCTTTTGGAGCATGAATACTGCTACAATGCACAACTGTTGGATATATGCGGACTTACACAGGGTGCAGACAAACACGATGGGTTTACTTATGATATAAGCTCGATTGAGACGCTAAAGAACCTTGTTAAGGCCGATTTGGGTTTTGCCATATTGCCGTTGCTTAGTGTTATTAATGAAAAGGAGAACCCAATGTATAAGGAGTTTAAAGACCCTAAACCGGTTAGGGAAATAAGCCTTGTGGTGGCTGAAACCTTTTCACGTAAGCTGTTGCTGCAAAAAATTAGCGAAACCATTTATGCCTGCCTGCCAGAAAGCATGAAACAGGATTTTAAATACAAAAAGATTCAGTGGAATGACTCTCCCTATTTTATAGAGTCGGTTAAAGGATTTTTATAA
- a CDS encoding GNAT family N-acetyltransferase: protein MITENIIITDYTPQYKQAFKDLNEEWISKYFVMEEADYKSLDNPENYILEKGGYIVMVLYNNEPVGTCALIKMDDNKYDFELAKMAVSPNIQGKGIGKRLMQAVIEKAKSKGAKWLYLESNTILTPAITLYEKSGFVRVKRASTPYERCNIQMELEL, encoded by the coding sequence ATGATTACCGAAAATATTATAATTACCGATTATACCCCTCAATACAAACAAGCTTTTAAAGACCTTAATGAAGAATGGATATCAAAATACTTTGTAATGGAAGAAGCCGATTACAAATCGCTTGATAATCCTGAAAATTATATACTCGAAAAAGGAGGTTATATCGTTATGGTTTTATATAATAATGAACCTGTAGGCACCTGTGCTCTTATTAAGATGGATGATAACAAATATGACTTTGAACTGGCTAAGATGGCCGTATCTCCAAACATACAGGGAAAAGGCATTGGCAAAAGACTAATGCAGGCTGTAATTGAAAAAGCAAAAAGTAAAGGGGCAAAATGGCTTTATCTGGAAAGCAATACCATACTTACCCCTGCCATTACTTTATATGAGAAATCGGGGTTTGTTCGCGTAAAAAGAGCCTCAACACCCTACGAACGCTGTAATATTCAAATGGAGCTTGAATTATAA
- a CDS encoding phosphatase PAP2 family protein: protein MMIRRLILFLVLCPLILKAQKAQNEADTIVNSVSPKAYNFKAHYLIVPVALIGYGVIGQDNGQFKKINNSIRTEVVEDIDQKITIDDFMQYAPAASVFALNLSGVKGEHDLKDCTIIMATSYLVMSSTVLSLKSLTHVQRPDGSSYNSFPSGHTATAFAGAEFLWQEYKDKSVWYGISGYIVATGTGMFRMYNNRHWLTDVAAGAGIGILSTKFAYWVYPFLKEKVFKGNKGEKKVTAMAMPFFNGEQLGAAMTIRF, encoded by the coding sequence ATGATGATTAGAAGATTGATTTTGTTTTTAGTGTTGTGCCCGCTAATACTAAAAGCACAGAAAGCCCAAAATGAAGCCGATACTATTGTTAATTCCGTTTCCCCTAAAGCCTACAATTTTAAAGCACATTATCTTATAGTTCCTGTGGCATTAATAGGGTATGGGGTAATAGGACAGGATAACGGACAATTTAAAAAAATTAATAACAGCATAAGGACTGAGGTTGTAGAGGATATTGACCAAAAAATAACCATAGACGATTTTATGCAGTATGCGCCCGCTGCATCAGTATTTGCCTTAAACCTTTCGGGTGTTAAAGGCGAGCACGATCTAAAGGACTGTACTATAATTATGGCTACTTCTTATTTGGTTATGAGCAGTACAGTACTGAGCCTTAAATCACTTACTCATGTACAACGCCCCGATGGGAGTTCGTATAATTCGTTTCCGTCAGGGCATACGGCTACCGCTTTTGCCGGAGCTGAGTTTTTATGGCAGGAGTATAAGGATAAGTCGGTTTGGTACGGAATCTCAGGTTATATAGTAGCTACGGGTACGGGTATGTTCAGGATGTATAACAACAGGCACTGGTTAACCGATGTGGCTGCCGGGGCCGGTATAGGTATACTGAGTACTAAGTTTGCCTACTGGGTATATCCGTTCTTAAAGGAAAAAGTTTTTAAAGGTAACAAAGGAGAGAAAAAGGTAACCGCCATGGCAATGCCTTTTTTTAACGGAGAGCAGTTGGGTGCTGCCATGACGATAAGATTTTAG
- a CDS encoding phosphatase PAP2 family protein: MIKKLILFLALFPFVLTAQDATTATDTIVKNDFSASKYHFKLKQVIIPSTLIAYGVIGLNNDDIKRLNADVRDEVLRNEHKERTIDDVTRFVPMLSVYALNLVGVEGEHNFKDRTIILTTSLLITFTTVRSLKAMTDVQRPDITAYNSFPSGHTATAFAGAEFLLQEYKDKSIWYGISGYVVATGTGLMRIYNNRHWLTDVAAGAGIGILSTKIAYWVYPFLKNRIFKDKKGEKQITAMVMPFYNGEQFGGGMVVRF, encoded by the coding sequence ATGATAAAGAAGCTTATTTTGTTTTTGGCATTGTTTCCTTTTGTGCTTACTGCGCAGGATGCCACTACCGCTACAGATACTATTGTAAAGAATGATTTTTCGGCATCTAAATACCATTTTAAACTAAAGCAGGTTATTATTCCTTCTACGCTTATAGCGTATGGTGTAATAGGACTTAATAACGATGATATCAAAAGGCTGAATGCCGATGTGAGGGATGAGGTTTTAAGAAACGAACATAAGGAACGTACCATAGACGATGTTACCCGTTTTGTACCCATGCTTTCGGTATATGCCCTAAACCTTGTTGGGGTAGAAGGAGAGCATAATTTTAAGGACAGGACCATTATACTTACGACTTCTTTACTGATAACGTTTACCACTGTACGTAGCCTTAAAGCTATGACCGACGTACAGCGCCCGGATATTACGGCATACAATTCGTTCCCTTCGGGGCATACAGCTACCGCTTTTGCAGGTGCTGAGTTCTTATTACAGGAGTATAAGGATAAATCTATTTGGTATGGTATCTCGGGGTATGTGGTTGCTACAGGTACAGGTCTTATGCGAATTTATAACAACAGGCATTGGCTAACCGATGTGGCGGCAGGAGCCGGTATAGGTATACTAAGCACCAAAATTGCCTACTGGGTATATCCGTTCTTAAAGAACAGGATATTTAAAGATAAAAAAGGTGAAAAGCAGATTACCGCTATGGTAATGCCCTTTTATAACGGAGAACAGTTTGGCGGCGGAATGGTTGTGAGGTTTTAA
- a CDS encoding PQQ-dependent sugar dehydrogenase, which translates to MINKNFLFPAIAITSFVMFSCIKNEKKENYTESTPVTAEKGYQTDAAQNYHNYCAGCHGEKMDMFVDRQWKHGRELKDLVFGIKNGYKDDGMPAFAETFSDKETEELAQYILDGIKNVDRYNFDDKPKTNLFESDNFTIKLDTVATGIAVPWGIAFLPGGELLVTDRGGKMYRVKDRKNTEVNGVPDVVAEGQGGLLDVVTDADYQNNGIIYFSYSKGKKVNGKTLATTTVMRAKLNGNNLTDQKIIFEANPYAPTRHHYGSRLVLDKGYLYISVGERGNENQNPQSLDDNQLGKIHRIYPDGRIPADNPFKDDKGKPTTVYCYGNRNPQSLAINPATGDLWETEHGPRGGDEINIIKSGDNYGWPKVSYGINYNGEVITDKTTGPGFTDPIHYWIPSIAPSGMAFVTSDHYNGWKGNLLVGSLRFQYLNLCYLEGNKVVKEEMLLKNIGRLRDVRQGPDGFIYVAVEDRKGSIFRLRKFTP; encoded by the coding sequence ATGATCAATAAGAATTTTTTATTTCCCGCTATAGCCATAACCTCTTTTGTTATGTTTTCGTGTATTAAAAATGAGAAGAAGGAAAACTATACCGAAAGCACTCCTGTTACAGCCGAAAAAGGCTATCAGACCGATGCTGCACAAAATTATCATAATTACTGTGCAGGTTGCCACGGCGAAAAGATGGATATGTTTGTAGACCGCCAGTGGAAGCATGGCAGGGAACTTAAAGATTTGGTTTTCGGGATTAAAAACGGTTATAAGGATGATGGCATGCCTGCCTTTGCAGAAACCTTTAGTGACAAGGAGACCGAAGAACTGGCACAATATATATTAGACGGAATTAAGAATGTAGACCGCTATAACTTTGACGATAAGCCCAAAACAAATCTGTTTGAAAGCGATAACTTTACAATAAAGCTGGATACTGTGGCTACAGGTATTGCCGTTCCCTGGGGTATTGCCTTTTTACCTGGCGGAGAACTGTTAGTAACCGACAGGGGCGGTAAAATGTACCGTGTTAAGGACAGGAAAAATACAGAAGTTAACGGAGTTCCCGATGTTGTGGCAGAAGGACAGGGCGGGCTTCTTGATGTGGTTACCGATGCTGATTATCAAAATAACGGCATTATATATTTCTCCTATTCCAAAGGGAAGAAAGTAAACGGAAAAACGCTGGCCACTACTACGGTAATGAGGGCAAAGCTTAACGGTAATAATCTTACCGACCAAAAGATAATTTTTGAGGCCAATCCGTATGCGCCTACTCGTCACCACTATGGTAGCAGGCTGGTATTAGATAAAGGGTATTTATACATATCGGTAGGGGAAAGGGGTAACGAGAACCAAAACCCGCAAAGCCTTGACGATAACCAGTTGGGTAAAATACACCGTATTTATCCTGACGGAAGGATTCCTGCCGATAATCCGTTTAAGGATGATAAAGGTAAACCTACCACTGTTTACTGCTATGGTAACCGTAATCCGCAGAGTTTGGCAATTAATCCGGCTACAGGCGATTTATGGGAAACAGAGCATGGTCCGCGAGGAGGTGATGAGATAAACATCATAAAATCGGGAGATAATTACGGTTGGCCAAAAGTAAGCTACGGAATAAACTATAACGGAGAAGTAATAACCGATAAAACCACAGGACCCGGATTTACAGATCCTATCCATTACTGGATACCGTCTATAGCACCAAGCGGAATGGCATTTGTTACCAGCGATCATTACAACGGATGGAAAGGAAACCTGCTTGTAGGCTCGCTTAGGTTTCAGTATTTAAACCTGTGTTATCTTGAGGGTAACAAAGTGGTGAAGGAAGAAATGCTGCTTAAAAACATAGGCCGTTTACGTGATGTAAGGCAAGGACCTGATGGCTTCATCTATGTAGCAGTAGAAGACCGTAAAGGAAGCATATTCAGGTTAAGGAAGTTTACTCCTTAA
- a CDS encoding class I SAM-dependent methyltransferase, with protein sequence MPHTILNPQVQQFIWDNTDADVTKLALQKNPFPDVEWTDILNQIAARQKAKDKLPTWFKTQNVIYPSKISVEQTSSEITAKYKASLVSGESLIDLTGGFGVDDFYFAKTVSKVAHCEMNEQLSQIVANNISTMGIANIECHTGDSLDTLTRLDKQWDWIYIDPSRRSDIKGKVFMLKDCLPNVPKLLDTYFKYSNNILIKTAPLLDISAGLSELHSVKDIYIVALNNEVKELLWNLEKGFEGSPTLHAVNLTKDDEPEVFTTPIEDEPDTVYSLPLHYLYEPNSAVMKSGAFNAVGKQFGLYKLHKHTQLYTSDSLTDFPGRRFIIQEIVPYSKPEMKKHAEGKKMNITVRNFPISVEELRKKWKIKDGGDTYAFFTTDKDNNKLMLICSKA encoded by the coding sequence TTGCCGCATACAATTTTAAACCCGCAGGTACAGCAGTTTATTTGGGATAATACCGATGCCGATGTCACCAAACTGGCATTGCAGAAAAATCCGTTTCCCGATGTGGAATGGACCGATATATTAAACCAGATAGCTGCACGCCAAAAAGCAAAAGACAAACTGCCTACATGGTTTAAAACTCAAAATGTAATCTACCCTTCAAAAATATCGGTAGAGCAAACCTCATCAGAAATTACAGCAAAATACAAGGCCTCTTTGGTTTCGGGCGAAAGTCTTATAGATCTTACGGGAGGTTTTGGTGTAGACGACTTTTACTTTGCTAAAACCGTTAGCAAAGTGGCTCATTGCGAAATGAACGAACAGCTCTCCCAAATTGTTGCTAATAATATTAGCACTATGGGTATTGCCAATATAGAATGTCATACGGGAGACAGCCTTGATACACTTACCAGACTGGACAAGCAATGGGACTGGATTTACATAGACCCTTCCCGACGCAGTGATATAAAGGGTAAGGTATTTATGCTAAAGGACTGCCTGCCTAACGTACCGAAACTTTTAGATACTTATTTTAAATACAGTAATAACATCCTTATAAAAACGGCTCCGCTGCTCGATATTTCTGCCGGATTAAGCGAATTGCATTCTGTTAAGGATATATATATTGTAGCGCTCAATAATGAGGTAAAAGAGCTTTTATGGAATCTTGAAAAAGGCTTTGAAGGTTCACCTACATTACATGCCGTAAACCTAACCAAAGACGACGAACCGGAAGTATTTACCACTCCTATAGAGGATGAACCAGATACTGTGTATTCTTTACCCCTGCACTACCTTTATGAACCCAACAGTGCCGTAATGAAGTCTGGGGCATTTAATGCTGTGGGCAAACAGTTTGGCTTGTACAAGCTACACAAACATACACAGCTTTACACAAGCGACAGCCTGACCGATTTTCCGGGACGCAGGTTCATTATTCAGGAGATTGTACCCTACAGTAAGCCTGAGATGAAAAAACACGCTGAAGGAAAGAAAATGAACATTACTGTGCGTAACTTCCCTATATCTGTAGAGGAACTGCGCAAGAAATGGAAAATAAAGGACGGCGGAGACACCTATGCCTTTTTTACTACCGATAAAGATAATAACAAGCTAATGCTTATTTGCAGCAAAGCCTGA